The following coding sequences lie in one Lolium perenne isolate Kyuss_39 chromosome 2, Kyuss_2.0, whole genome shotgun sequence genomic window:
- the LOC127328237 gene encoding F-box/LRR-repeat protein At2g42730-like: MAAPKTYPRPQPPCDARCRDRLSDLPDGVLGTILSFLPTKEAARAAALARRWRRTFAGVDTISFVQREAHSNDNYTFMGSAQERRSKNGDFIDEVNAALLCRRRCGSHGAPRVFRVNFGCFDCWDRPMLNRWLYSVLNRTAQELHLDLRLQHAATGEHYVGDPRDDGTDVNSDADFLRMMTSALLDLPLLETLFLSNIRNSGSSVQRCDNIQRLISSCPRLIDLTLERCGEEDKCFTTPAPDNSYTITVLDKQLHRFAIRCCHNLVRASIDASELREIDYRGAVPSESLLDLHGAHKKISSCSVGFCGKKVYKGEMPRFRKLLDQFTDTRHLHLDSTHLGSDIENKSFTGFPSFPNLVRLELTGYLQIGSIRAMIMILEQAPSIEVLTLFFKPIYQQRFETLWVQLHKLNDEILVPDVSIMCLRNRVKRINLVHYRGHVVQRKVAKLLFSNALVLEQACVVFPRGPQEVQLKLKNEIDGWVVNKSAKTIF, translated from the exons ATGGCTGCTCCCAAGACCTACCCACGTCCGCAGCCGCCGTGCGATGCACGCTGCAGAGACCGCCTGAGCGACCTCCCGGACGGCGTCCTCGGCACCATCCTCTCCTTCCTCCCCACAAAAgaggccgcccgcgccgccgcgctCGCAAGGCGCTGGCGCCGCACGTTCGCCGGCGTCGACACCATCTCCTTCGTGCAGCGCGAGGCCCACAGCAACGACAACTACACCTTCATGGGGTCTGCCCAGGAGCGCCGGAGCAAGAACGGGGACTTCATCGACGAGGTCAACGCCGCGCTCctctgccgccgccgctgcggcAGCCACGGCGCGCCGCGCGTCTTCCGCGTGAACTTCGGCTGCTTCGACTGCTGGGACAGGCCCATGCTGAACCGGTGGCTCTACTCCGTGCTGAACCGCACAGCGCAGGAGCTCCACCTCGACCTGCGCCTCCAGCACGCCGCCACCGGTGAGCACTACGTTGGTGATCCCCGTGACGATGGCACCGACGTCAACAGCGACGCCGACTTCCTGCGGATGATGACGAGTGCC CTCCTCGACCTGCCTTTGCTCGAGACGTTGTTTCTAAGTAACATCAGGAACTCCGGCAGCAGTGTCCAGCGCTGTGACAACATCCAACGTCTCATCTCTAGTTGCCCGCGCCTCATCGATCTCACGCTTGAGAGGTGCGGCGAAGAAGACAAGTGTTTCACAACCCCTGCTCCCGACAATAGTTACACGATCACAGTCCTCGACAAGCAACTCCATAGATTCGCGATACGGTGCTGCCACAACCTTGTCAGAGCGAGCATCGACGCTTCGGAGCTGAGGGAGATCGATTACAGAGGTGCCGTCCCCTCGGAGTCGCTCCTCGACCTGCACGGCGCCCACAAGAAGATCTCTTCATGCTCCGTCGGTTTCTGCGGCAAGAAGGTTTACAAGGGGGAAATGCCCCGGTTCAGAAAGCTCCTCGACCAGTTTACCGACACGAGACATCTGCATCTAGATTCCACTCATCTCGGATCAGACATCGAGAATAAATCCTTCACGGGATTCCCCTCTTTCCCAAACCTCGTGCGGCTTGAGCTGACTGGATACCTTCAAATAGGCAGCATTAGGGCAATGATTATGATACTCGAGCAGGCTCCGAGCATTGAGGTTTTGACGTTGTTTTTCAAGCCAATATACCAGCAGAGATTTGAAACCCTCTGGGTGCAGTTGCACAAGCTCAACGATGAGATCCTGGTTCCGGATGTTTCGATCATGTGCTTGCGGAATCGAGTGAAGCGCATCAATCTTGTGCACTACCGGGGCCATGTGGTACAGAGGAAGGTCGCCAAGCTGCTATTTTCCAATGCACTGGTTCTTGAACAAGCCTGTGTTGTATTTCCAAGAGGCCCGCAAGAGGTGCAATTGAAACTGAAGAATGAAATTGACGGATGGGTGGTGAACAAATCAGCAAAGACGATTTTCTAG
- the LOC127328236 gene encoding F-box/LRR-repeat protein At2g42730-like, whose protein sequence is MAAPKTYPRPQPPCDARCRDRLSDLPDGVLGTILSFLPTKEAARAAALARRWRRTFAGVDTISFVQREAHSNDNYTFMGSAQERRSKNGDFIDEVNAALLCRRRCGSHGAPRVFRVNFGCFDCWDRPMLNRWLYSVLNRTAQELHLDLRLQHAATGEHYVGDPRDDGTDVNSDADFPADDDECRAYGHDAHQYKLPRRLFSCATIRTLCLDACSLQPPELLDLPLLETLFLSNIRNSGSSVQRCDNIQRLISSCPRLIDLTLERCGEEDKCFTTPAPDNSYTITVLDKQLHRFAIRCCHNLVRASIDASELREIDYRGAVPSESLLDLHGAHKKISSCSVGFCGKKVYKGEMPRFRKLLDQFTDTRHLHLDSTHLGSDIENKSFTGFPSFPNLVRLELTGYLQIGSIRAMIMILEQAPSIEVLTLFFKPIYQQRFETLWVQLHKLNDEILVPDVSIMCLRNRVKRINLVHYRGHVVQRKVAKLLFSNALVLEQACVVFPRGPQEVQLKLKNEIDGWVVNKSAKTIF, encoded by the coding sequence ATGGCTGCTCCCAAGACCTACCCACGTCCGCAGCCGCCGTGCGATGCACGCTGCAGAGACCGCCTGAGCGACCTCCCGGACGGCGTCCTCGGCACCATCCTCTCCTTCCTCCCCACAAAAgaggccgcccgcgccgccgcgctCGCAAGGCGCTGGCGCCGCACGTTCGCCGGCGTCGACACCATCTCCTTCGTGCAGCGCGAGGCCCACAGCAACGACAACTACACCTTCATGGGGTCTGCCCAGGAGCGCCGGAGCAAGAACGGGGACTTCATCGACGAGGTCAACGCCGCGCTCctctgccgccgccgctgcggcAGCCACGGCGCGCCGCGCGTCTTCCGCGTGAACTTCGGCTGCTTCGACTGCTGGGACAGGCCCATGCTGAACCGGTGGCTCTACTCCGTGCTGAACCGCACAGCGCAGGAGCTCCACCTCGACCTGCGCCTCCAGCACGCCGCCACCGGTGAGCACTACGTTGGTGATCCCCGTGACGATGGCACCGACGTCAACAGCGACGCCGACTTCCCTGCGGATGATGACGAGTGCCGTGCGTACGGCCACGACGCCCATCAGTACAAGCTTCCGCGGAGGCTCTTCTCCTGTGCCACCATACGGACGCTCTGCCTCGACGCCTGCTCGCTCCAACCACCGGAGCTCCTCGACCTGCCTTTGCTCGAGACGTTGTTTCTAAGTAACATCAGGAACTCCGGCAGCAGTGTCCAGCGCTGTGACAACATCCAACGTCTCATCTCTAGTTGCCCGCGCCTCATCGATCTCACGCTTGAGAGGTGCGGCGAAGAAGACAAGTGTTTCACAACCCCTGCTCCCGACAATAGTTACACGATCACAGTCCTCGACAAGCAACTCCATAGATTCGCGATACGGTGCTGCCACAACCTTGTCAGAGCGAGCATCGACGCTTCGGAGCTGAGGGAGATCGATTACAGAGGTGCCGTCCCCTCGGAGTCGCTCCTCGACCTGCACGGCGCCCACAAGAAGATCTCTTCATGCTCCGTCGGTTTCTGCGGCAAGAAGGTTTACAAGGGGGAAATGCCCCGGTTCAGAAAGCTCCTCGACCAGTTTACCGACACGAGACATCTGCATCTAGATTCCACTCATCTCGGATCAGACATCGAGAATAAATCCTTCACGGGATTCCCCTCTTTCCCAAACCTCGTGCGGCTTGAGCTGACTGGATACCTTCAAATAGGCAGCATTAGGGCAATGATTATGATACTCGAGCAGGCTCCGAGCATTGAGGTTTTGACGTTGTTTTTCAAGCCAATATACCAGCAGAGATTTGAAACCCTCTGGGTGCAGTTGCACAAGCTCAACGATGAGATCCTGGTTCCGGATGTTTCGATCATGTGCTTGCGGAATCGAGTGAAGCGCATCAATCTTGTGCACTACCGGGGCCATGTGGTACAGAGGAAGGTCGCCAAGCTGCTATTTTCCAATGCACTGGTTCTTGAACAAGCCTGTGTTGTATTTCCAAGAGGCCCGCAAGAGGTGCAATTGAAACTGAAGAATGAAATTGACGGATGGGTGGTGAACAAATCAGCAAAGACGATTTTCTAG